In one window of Agromyces badenianii DNA:
- a CDS encoding YchJ family protein, whose amino-acid sequence MPTAVPAPVPAADDRCPCLSGSVFAECCGPLLAGARDAPTAVQLMRSRYTAFAVGAAEYLRSTWHPDTRPGALELESELRWYRLEIVDTERGGPFDRDGIVEFRARYRADGERGVLHERSRFTREGRRWLYVDGDA is encoded by the coding sequence ATGCCGACCGCCGTTCCCGCCCCTGTTCCGGCCGCCGACGACCGGTGCCCCTGCCTCAGCGGATCCGTGTTCGCCGAGTGCTGCGGCCCCCTGCTCGCCGGCGCGAGGGATGCCCCGACCGCCGTGCAGCTGATGCGCTCCCGCTACACGGCCTTCGCGGTCGGCGCCGCCGAGTACCTTCGCTCGACGTGGCACCCCGACACCCGCCCGGGCGCGCTCGAACTCGAATCCGAGCTGCGGTGGTATCGACTGGAGATCGTCGACACCGAGCGCGGCGGCCCCTTCGATCGCGACGGCATCGTCGAGTTCCGTGCGCGGTATCGCGCCGATGGCGAGCGGGGCGTGCTGCACGAACGCAGTCGCTTCACTCGCGAGGGCCGGCGTTGGCTCTACGTCGACGGCGACGCCTGA
- a CDS encoding GNAT family N-acetyltransferase gives MHRELSHEPDARRYVLRIDGDIASVLDYRELGDSVAFKRTFTNPPYRGNGLAGELVEYAVDDVEANSTRRIVPSCWYVGEWFDRHPDRAGLLDPRTV, from the coding sequence GTGCACAGAGAACTCAGCCACGAACCCGACGCCCGCCGTTACGTGCTGCGCATCGACGGCGACATCGCGAGCGTGCTCGACTACCGCGAGCTCGGCGACTCGGTCGCGTTCAAGCGCACCTTCACGAATCCGCCGTATCGCGGCAACGGTCTGGCCGGCGAGCTCGTCGAGTACGCGGTCGACGATGTCGAGGCGAACTCGACGCGCCGCATCGTGCCGAGCTGCTGGTACGTGGGCGAGTGGTTCGACCGGCACCCCGACCGCGCCGGGCTGCTCGACCCGCGCACCGTCTGA
- a CDS encoding RNA-binding S4 domain-containing protein yields the protein MNGESPVRVDAWLWAVRQFKTRSAATAACRAGHVRVNGERAKAAQAVRPGDEVRVRIAGFDRMLVVRQTLVKRVSAALAGTAVEDRTPPPPPRESVAIVATRDRGTGRPTKRERRDLERLRGR from the coding sequence ATGAACGGCGAGTCCCCCGTGCGCGTCGACGCCTGGTTGTGGGCGGTGCGGCAGTTCAAGACGCGGTCCGCGGCGACCGCCGCCTGTCGCGCCGGTCATGTGCGCGTCAACGGCGAGCGCGCCAAGGCCGCCCAGGCCGTGCGCCCGGGCGACGAGGTGCGGGTGCGCATCGCGGGATTCGATCGAATGCTCGTCGTGCGACAGACGCTCGTCAAGCGCGTGTCGGCCGCGCTCGCGGGCACTGCGGTCGAGGACCGCACGCCTCCCCCGCCTCCGCGGGAGAGCGTGGCGATCGTCGCGACGCGCGACCGCGGCACCGGCCGGCCGACGAAACGCGAACGACGCGACCTCGAGCGCCTTCGCGGTCGCTGA
- a CDS encoding NUDIX domain-containing protein, which yields MSGASGDEWVEGPDGAKYWGRYGAAGLLVVSPELEVLLQHRAVWSHFGGTWGMPGGARHEHESAVEAAVREAGEEAGVPPSLLEVRFSTVLDLGYWSYTTVVADAAERFDPVVSDPESIELRWIAFDRVTELPLHPRFAEAWPALAARL from the coding sequence ATGAGCGGAGCGAGCGGGGACGAGTGGGTGGAGGGCCCCGACGGCGCGAAGTACTGGGGGCGCTACGGCGCGGCCGGCCTGCTCGTGGTCAGCCCCGAACTCGAGGTGCTGCTGCAGCACCGGGCCGTGTGGAGTCACTTCGGGGGCACCTGGGGCATGCCCGGAGGCGCGCGGCACGAGCACGAGAGCGCCGTCGAGGCCGCCGTTCGTGAGGCGGGCGAGGAGGCGGGCGTGCCGCCGTCGCTGCTCGAGGTGCGCTTCAGCACGGTGCTCGACCTCGGCTACTGGTCGTACACGACGGTCGTCGCAGATGCCGCTGAGCGGTTCGACCCCGTGGTCAGCGACCCCGAGAGCATCGAGTTGCGCTGGATCGCGTTCGATCGGGTGACCGAGCTTCCGCTGCATCCCAGGTTCGCCGAAGCCTGGCCGGCGCTCGCCGCGAGACTCTGA
- a CDS encoding DUF1295 domain-containing protein, translating into MGPLLVCLVICAAITLATWLASLVTHEYSWVDRIWSIAPIAYVWVFAGASGFDARLVLMAALVSAWGIRLTFNFARKGGYRPGGEDYRWAVLRRRMSRTQFALFNLLFISIYQNAVILLFCLPAYTVFAAGSSPLGGWDVALAILFLALLTGETVADQQQWTFHRWKNAERAAGRTPAPGFLQTGLFRFSRHPNFFFEQAQWWVFYGFAVAATGVWLHWTIAGAVLLTLLFVGSTIFTESISRSKYPDYDDYRARTSAIVPWFARPAKTAIDERVA; encoded by the coding sequence ATGGGTCCGCTGCTCGTGTGTCTTGTCATCTGCGCCGCGATCACGCTCGCGACGTGGCTCGCTTCGCTCGTCACCCATGAGTACTCGTGGGTCGACCGCATCTGGTCGATCGCTCCGATCGCCTATGTGTGGGTCTTCGCCGGTGCGAGCGGATTCGACGCACGACTCGTCTTGATGGCGGCGCTCGTCAGCGCGTGGGGCATCCGCCTGACCTTCAATTTCGCACGGAAGGGCGGCTATCGCCCCGGCGGCGAGGACTACCGCTGGGCGGTGCTGCGCCGCCGGATGTCTCGCACGCAGTTCGCCCTCTTCAACCTGCTGTTCATCTCGATCTACCAGAACGCGGTCATCCTGCTCTTCTGCCTTCCGGCGTACACCGTGTTCGCGGCGGGGAGCTCACCCCTCGGCGGGTGGGACGTCGCGCTGGCGATCCTGTTCCTCGCCCTCCTCACCGGCGAGACCGTGGCCGACCAGCAGCAGTGGACGTTCCACCGGTGGAAGAACGCCGAACGCGCCGCGGGGCGCACACCCGCGCCCGGGTTCCTGCAGACCGGGCTGTTCCGCTTCTCGAGACATCCCAACTTCTTCTTCGAGCAGGCGCAGTGGTGGGTCTTCTACGGGTTCGCCGTGGCCGCGACGGGCGTCTGGCTGCACTGGACCATCGCGGGGGCGGTGCTGCTCACCCTGCTCTTCGTCGGGTCGACGATCTTCACCGAGTCGATCTCCCGCTCGAAGTATCCCGACTACGACGACTATCGGGCCCGCACCTCAGCGATCGTGCCCTGGTTCGCGCGACCGGCCAAGACCGCGATCGACGAGCGCGTCGCCTGA